Proteins from one Tenrec ecaudatus isolate mTenEca1 chromosome 8, mTenEca1.hap1, whole genome shotgun sequence genomic window:
- the LOC142454355 gene encoding ribonuclease P protein subunit p25-like, whose amino-acid sequence MENFRKVRSEEASAGGGAEGDGPGSGPFADQAPGAVLMRVKEGSKIRNLLAFATAHMAQPATRAIVFSGCGRTTTKTVTCVEILKRCLSGLHQVTRLRYRSVREVWESLPPGPAPDRPVGGSPASLSVLKNVPALAILLSKDALDPHQPGYQPPDSHPSPSSPSATPTPKRSRGDPATGESSAKRSQLEPGASEEDQTA is encoded by the coding sequence ATGGAGAACTTCCGTAAGGTGCGCTCCGAGGAGGCGTCGGCGGGTGGCGGGGCCGAGGGGGACGGACCGGGCTCCGGCCCCTTCGCCGACCAGGCACCGGGCGCCGTGCTCATGCGGGTCAAGGAGGGCAGCAAGATCCGGAACCTGCTGGCCTTCGCCACCGCCCACATGGCACAGCCGGCCACGCGCGCCATTGTCTTCAGCGGCTGCGGCCGGACCACCACCAAGACCGTCACGTGTGTGGAGATCCTCAAGCGCTGCTTGTCGGGCCTGCACCAGGTCACACGGCTGCGCTACCGGAGCGTGCGCGAGGTGTGGGAGAGCCTCCCGCCCGGGCCCGCGCCCGACCGCCCGGTGGGAGGGTCGCCCGCCAGCCTGAGCGTGCTCAAAAATGTGCCCGCCCTCGCCATCCTACTTTCCAAGGACGCGCTGGATCCACACCAACCTGGCTACCAGCCCCCGGACTCACACCCCAGTCCCTCATCCCCGTCAGCCACGCCCACACCCAAGAGGAGCCGAGGGGACCCCGCAACTGGAGAAAGCTCCGCAAAGCGGTCACAACTGGAGCCGGGGGCTTCGGAGGAGGACCAAACTGCCTGA